TACGACAGTATAGAAAACAATGctgtttcccaactgtagggggatcCCGGAAGCAAAACGTCCATGTTGTTGCTTTAAATCAAAGACCCAATGGCATGGAACATGAGATTCATGACACTGTTAACTTTTGTGTGAAATGACACTTTGTAACCATCTTAACGTTGCTTAATTGTTGTTTCAGGACAATAGAGAGGAAAAGATCAAAGCCGGAACCTATGACCGAACATACAAGATCTCCTACTGATCCACACCATTGAGGTCCAAACATGTCTCTTAAATATGTATAAAGTATATTACTGTCAGAATAAACGTAATTAATTGTTTGAAAGttgactttgtttgtttgtttcaaattTGCAATTGCAGCAAGGTGACAGTAACAGGTAAcaggtgtgctgtactgtacaggTACATAGTAACAAGAATACAGTATTGTGGAAAAGTTCTACACATCTAGAACCATTTTGGGTCTGGCTATGACTAATGAAAAGTTCTACACATCTAGAACCATTTTGGGTACACATCTAGAACCATTTTGGGTCTGGCTATGACTAATGAAAACAGCCCAATACCGAGGggcagcaccaagcatgcatctGAAAATATTGCTGCACGCgattggataacactatgaccaatctttactgactgattccggacttcgacACAATTATATAACACTACGATTAATGTTTACTATACTAACTGAGTCCAGACTTCGATGTTGCAGCACTGTTGTCGtctgtttagctcgcctctggaccgcctatatcagatacaccgatgtgattggtgcagctcggctTCCAGGATGTGTgtaatgagcatcattactgattgccagagtgacgagagtgactcgctgagcaaattcaaattctcgtgagaactctggatttccagggtagaaAAGTTCATTGCCAGCAGCAATCTGATTTGGCCCTGCAGCTCAGTCTGGAAACCTCCACATTGTTCTATCCTGCTTCCGTTACAAATCtgcggggaccaatcacaaactggcttatccacctggtgCACCCGGATCAcaggtctgattggttgaaggactccAAATCCAATATTCTGTATTGTAATATTCTGATCTACTggattttttaaattatttctaTCTGCTATAAGATATAATGCTCAAgatttaaatgaaaaaaggctTGACATTTCATTTTATGTGAATTTAATCTAGAATCTATGAAAGGTTTGCATGATATTCAAATGTTTCGAGATAGTCCTGTATTATTTAATATTGGTGTGGTGCTGGTCttataaaaatgcaaaactcGTGGAGAACTCGTGGAAAGTTTATGGTCAGATAAAGCACGCCTTTTATTCTTTTGTACTTCAAACAATTATTTGCCAAAGCAGGAGTAACTAATCAAATAAATCTGCTTCCTGTTGCACACTCCACATGATGCGCATAACTACAGATGAAGACCACCTTGTTCTCCTCTCTTCAAACCAACACTGTACGAGCACTCTCATCCTCGTCAGCTACAGATGAAGaccttgttctctcttttcaaACCAACACTACGAGCACTCTCCTCCTCGTCAGCTTGTTCCTCTACTTGCTAGTGGGTCTCCAGTTGGGGTTGAAGTGGCTCTTGAGCGGTTCCCAGCATTTGTAGTAGTTCTTGTCCAGACGCTGGCACGTCTGCAGGCCCCACTTGGTGACTGCCATGCTGAATGATGACTCAAACATGAAGGCCTGAAAACAAAGGAGACAACAGTTGTTACAGCACATGCTTTAACGTCACCATCACCAAAAGGTTTTTGTAAAAGATCATCTGAGGCCTGTCATTCCACAGTGCAGTAAGTAGCTCAAGTCTTGGAGCAGTTTTAGTTCCAGGCTAGCCCGGGTAAACCTACCCCGATTTGCAGTTTTAGTTCCAGGCTAGCCCGGGTAAACCTAGCCCGATTTGCCGCCGACTGGATTTCGCcctgtccatgtttgctggaaccaatcacaaactagctgatccaccaggcacacccagatcgttggtctgcttggttgaaggactattgaaatgcgtacagagtcatttgaactatggccCATTGATCATGCATCTTGTGCCatagaaatacagtgcagactccccagacgcatgttcaatcttaaaagattgagcttagtctggtgatagccaggtatagggtgcctctcattacgcctcctcgatcctcgatgctcgatcctcgaggggcgttcccactgatctataactaacactggatagactatcccattgtttcccccccatcattctttatgtagatcagtgaggatcgaggcatcgaggagcgagggaggacgtataaacgctacatgaaacgcacccCCAGTCTCAGGCCTGCTATCCTTACCATAGTTCCCTCAGCCACCCTCTCTGGTTTGAGCTCAGCTATGCTGCTCTTCTCAAAGCAGTCCTCGTCCGGGCCGTGTGGGGTCATGATGCTGTGAAGACTGCCCCCTCCTGGCTGGAAGCCTTCCTCCTTGGCCTCGTAGTGGCCCTTAATCAGCCCCATGAACTCACTCATGCAGTTCCCTGGAACATTGACAGGGGGAGCTCTGACACAGAATTCCATGGATGTGAAGGAGGAATATtgagaggaaaagggggggaaaaaagtggtgtgtgttttttctctgaTATGTGAGACAGTAACGGAGACGTGCGTGCTTACGGTGGTAGTACGGGGGACGGAAGGTGTGGTCAGCCACACCCCAGCGAGGAGGGAAGATCACAAAGTCAGCGATGGCAACCCCTGGACGGGTAGACTTGGCTGTTAGCACAGTGAAAATAGATGGGTCCTACAATGAAGGAGAGGGAAGTCAAATCACGACCTCACCAATGTATGAGACATAACTGAGGATGTGTGCTTGAGAATGTAGAACCATGCAAGGGCTGCAAAGGGATTATTTTCATTGATGATCAACCCCCCGATTATTCTCTTGACTGATCAACTATTAGCTACTGGTTTGTTCTGTAATATAAATGGTGAGAAATGTCGACCATTGTTGCCAAGATGTCACTGTGACATCCATGTGATGTCTGTACTTGGTTTATTGTCAGATAGtactaaaaaaaatattttgactCGAAAACAATACTCTAACTGTTTGCTGTTAAGTGTaaaaaatgacaatttattgGGCAATTGTTGCCCCTCTAAACCATATTTAACCATACACACCGTACTCTATTCAGGGAGAGTTTGTCACTCTGTCTGAGACTTACGGCATGATCAAAGGCCACACAGTTAATGACCATGAAATTCTCCAGGTTGTATTTGTAGGGAGTGTAGTTTCCATGCCATGCCACCACATTGAAGGGGGAGAAGTCCTgtagaataaaataaataaacacacagataaGGAATAGACACACTTGGAAGTCACAGCAGCGTAGTGCAGATGCAGTCATTGTGTTAGAGAGAACCAAGCATCACTCTCAGTTCATCACCTACCGCTGGTTATGTTTTTTCTTTGTCAGTTATGCGTCACAATAGACCCAGCGATGGACTCTTGAGATTACACCAAATGTCACACTTTCACAAACTTTCTGCACTTCTGCTGCTCAGGTTGAAGGATAAAAAAGAAATTGGGAGTGTAAAGTCTTTTGTGATGTGGTAAAATTTAGCTTGATCGTTATAGGCAGGCACTGCAATTTTATATAACCCTCTGCTGATAATGTTGTTTTGAAGAGACATTGAATGGTGGCTATAAAATCAATACAATTCATTACAAGAGAGACTGCCTACTGTTCTGACCCCCATGTCCCCTGTTGTTACCAGACTCCCGAGACACACTCAAGTAAACCTGACGCCAAACATGGACGCTCGCACTGAGCGACAGGGCTGCAATTGTGTTTGAAAGTACAGATGCAGGCAACCACACAAAACACTGACAATTGAATTATACAATATACAATAATATAAATTCCCACAAGTGAAAACTTGTTGCTCCCCGTCGAGCTTCCAAGACCCTGGCCTTCGCTATCGCGCAGGCATAACAACTCCGATGATAACTCCCAGCAGACGAGATTAAAagagaagcgagagagaaaaaatcactcgcaaacacaaaacacaaacatattggCCCAGTCAAGCAAATAATAAGTTAATTTGAGCAATTTCAGCTCTCTGTTGGAGAGAAAAAATAACAGCAGGACTAGGCAGCAGCAGTCTCCCCACAATGGGGCCAACCTGCTGTATtcatgtgagagagggaggaccgTGTGTGTCTGAAGGGAAAACAGCCTGCACCCCCCCAACTCAGGCATCCTGTGTGCTAACAGGTGACGGAGGTCCTGCACACACCCCCGACGCCTTTTTTTCTGGTAATGAAAAATGACACTGCGCGCCCAGTGTGTCGCGAAGAACACCGCCGCTCTCCCCACTCTGCTTCTACATTCTCCTGAAGCCATAACAAGTCAATCAAATTATCCACTCAACAGGACGCTCTGGAAAATAATTTCAGAGTGAAATATGCTGAAATTAATGCTTAACTCAGGAAACGTTTTGCCGATGAAAAGATATGTGCGTATCCAGTGAGACAGCAGGATGCGTTAAGTAATTAAAGGTAATTTAGCCACAAAAGGATTGTCAGATTTCCTATTGTCAAACTCGCTCTTTCAGAGTTAGATTACAGAGCAAACAAATATGGAGACCAAATCAAAACATATCTCTCCTAAGGAAATGGACGTGACTGCATTTTATTCACTTCACTTCAATCcgttattttatttatagagaAAGCTTAAGACATTCTTTCCATGTCTGCGGTTTGTTACAGCTTCTGCTAACTTGACACAAAAGTATAACATGAATAGAGAATGAACAGTAAACAGTAACCCTcacttatttccaaaaatgttttgaaaacatCACTGTGGTTTGTGACAGGCAAAATAACATCTCTCACCTGCTGACAAGAGAAGAGCTTCCCTTGATACTTGTTGATGACGGTGTATCCATGGACTCTGCGGTCCTCGTACCAGGCCACTGGCGTTAAGAAGTCTCTGGGATTGGCCAGGCCGTTGGCCCCTGGACAATATCAATGTACAGAGATAAAAATGAGTCCCCGTTGGGTTGAGtgatgtgtctgctgtgtgtgggggtgtgtgttctgttggcaGCACAGTTCTGTGATCACCTATTGGCCCCAGGTCTGGGAGTTCAAAGTGGGCGCCGTAGACCTCCAGGATGTAGCCTCTGCTCTCCCCAAACACATCCACAGAGAACCGCATCCCTTGCTGTAAAACAGTACAAACCCTGATGGAGGACTGGAGCCACACACATAAGATATCAAGGCTGTTTAGAAGTAACTAACATCACTaaaactataggcctacttaagaAGGCATCCCTGAGATAGTTCATGATATAAACTAGCTTCTGTTGTGGTCTCAGACTGCCTTACCTGGATAACACAAATCTCGTTGGGCTCAACCATCATCTTGCCAAACTCTGTTGTGATGAGGACTTTTCCTTGCTGGGgaactgcaaacacacatatcatCTTAGAATTGCGCACACTGTCCACATCTGGTCAATACATCACAATCAATAGCATTTACTCCACCAACTCAAATGTACAGGTATTTAAAATAAACGGTCCATCCTACCGATCAGAAAGTCTCCATCTGAATTCTGGAAGCAGCTGTGAAGGAAAGAAGAGATCAGTCATCACTGCTTTCTAAACACTAtctacttactgtatgtagcacacttacagtttttcacaattgctagaacacctttttcagaactctttacctttttctcaaaactgtgaacacaaaactcatttctcaaactacattctcgaaacccttcaatcttgttgcaaaactgaacaatcacctcaaaacacttttaactttgctcaaaactaactaatggtctcaaatcattgaacacatcaggcaaaattacactcctgcagagcagtgataagacaatacaccaaacaa
This is a stretch of genomic DNA from Sardina pilchardus chromosome 19, fSarPil1.1, whole genome shotgun sequence. It encodes these proteins:
- the hgd gene encoding homogentisate 1,2-dioxygenase is translated as MASLQYLSGFGNEFASEDPRCPGALPEGQNNPQVCPYGLYAEQLSGSAFTCPRPANKRSWLYRILPSVRHKPFTAMKCEDLTESWNEVDPDPNQLRWLPFTVPKASEQTVNFVAGLHTVCGAGDSKSRNGIGIHVYACNTSMADSCFQNSDGDFLIVPQQGKVLITTEFGKMMVEPNEICVIQQGMRFSVDVFGESRGYILEVYGAHFELPDLGPIGANGLANPRDFLTPVAWYEDRRVHGYTVINKYQGKLFSCQQDFSPFNVVAWHGNYTPYKYNLENFMVINCVAFDHADPSIFTVLTAKSTRPGVAIADFVIFPPRWGVADHTFRPPYYHRNCMSEFMGLIKGHYEAKEEGFQPGGGSLHSIMTPHGPDEDCFEKSSIAELKPERVAEGTMAFMFESSFSMAVTKWGLQTCQRLDKNYYKCWEPLKSHFNPNWRPTSK